From the Anguilla anguilla isolate fAngAng1 chromosome 8, fAngAng1.pri, whole genome shotgun sequence genome, one window contains:
- the LOC118233948 gene encoding BCL2/adenovirus E1B 19 kDa protein-interacting protein 2-like isoform X2, with translation MELQKEKLRRPLPKGAQRPDHDDDDDDEEEHAASGERPAPPTSLPMSGSGGGRKKRLVAPAISLTLERSDSVFSDDYATAALSPSPDDDDPELDINLEDMDTPSDSESFGFPDSPELDGDFLRLAKGGASRASVSEQADFGNMELDQVDADGRRWRRLSVSGQECYVNMSVIQPYLRVLSHGGYYGDGLDAIIVFSSCYLPDNTIENYPYIIDNLFRYIVGTLELMVSEDYVIVYLCSMAPRTKLPSIKWLRQCYATVERRLRKNLKGVFFVHPVWYIKVLLTIVKAFTSAKFSRKVRFIRNLQELSEFIPMEHVNIPDHIRQYDQTMEG, from the exons ATGGAGCTGCAGAAAGAAAAGCTCCGCAG GCCACTGCCTAAAGGAGCACAGAGGCCAGAtcatgatgacgatgatgacgatgaaGAGGAGCACGCAGCTAGTGGGGAGAGGCCAG ccccgcccaccagcctgCCGATGTCCGGGAGCGGCGGCGGGAGGAAGAAGCGGCTGGTGGCGCCCGCCATCAGCCTGACGCTGGAGCGCAGCGACTCGGTCTTCTCCGACGACTACGCCACCGCCGCCCTCTCCCCGTCGCCCGACGACGACGACCCCGAGCTCGACATCAACCTGGAGGACATGGACACGCCCTCCGACAGCGAGTCCTTCGGCTTCCCCGACAGCCCCGAGTTGGACG GTGACTTCCTGCGGTTAGCGAAGGGCGGGGCTTCCCGGGCATCCGTCTCTGAGCAGGCGGATTTCGGGAACATGGAGCTGGACCAGGTGGACGCCGACGGCCGCAGGTGGAGGCGCCTGAGCGTCTCCGGGCAGGAGTGCTACGTCAACATGAGCGTCATCCAGCCCTACCTGCGGGTGCTGTCGCACGGGG GTTACTATGGAGACGGCCTGGACGCCATCATCGTGTTTTCCTCCTGCTATCTTCCGGACAACACCATCGAGAACTACCCGTACATCATAGACAACCTCTTCAG GTACATCGTGGGGACCCTGGAGCTGATGGTCTCGGAGGATTACGTCATCGTGTACCTGTGCAGCATGGCCCCTCGGACCAAGCTCCCCAGCATCAAGTGGCTGCGGCAGTGCTACGCGACCGTGGAAAGGAG GCTCAGGAAGAACCTGAAAGGGGTGTTCTTTGTTCACCCAGTCTGGTACATCAAAGTCCTCCTCACCATCGTCAAGGCATTCACCAG TGCCAAGTTCAGCCGGAAGGTCCGCTTCATCCGCAACCTGCAGGAGCTGTCAGAGTTCATCCCCATGGAGCACGTGAACATTCCCGACCACATCCGACA GTATGACCAGACTATGGAAGGGTGA